The genomic segment CATCGCTCGACCAGCGGGTTGACGTGGCCGAGCGCGTCAAGGCGCTGATGAAGAACGCCGAGCTGGTCTTCGGCGAGCAGGACGGCTTCGCCCCGCGCGGCGACGGCGTGGCCGAGGGCGCGTTCTTCGCGCCGACGCTGCTGCTGGCGAAGAACGCGGCCGGCGACGACAGCGTGCACGACATCGAGGCCTTCGGGCCGGTCAGCACCTTGATGCCGTACGAGGACCTGGACGAAGCACTGGTGCTCGCGGCCAAGGGCAAGGGCAGCCTGGTGGGCACGCTCGTGACGCGCGATCCGGCGACGGCGGCCCGCTTCGTGCCGGCCGCGGCGGCCACGCACGGACGCATCCTCGTGCTGGACCGTGAAGCCGCGGCCGAGTCCACCGGCCACGGCTCGCCGCTGCCGCTGCTCAAGCACGGCGGCCCGGGACGCGCCGGCGGCGGGGAGGAGCTGGGCGGCCTGCGCGCCGTCAAGCACTACCTGCAACGCGCGGCGGTGCAGGGCTCGCCGACCATGCTCTCGGCCGTGACACGCGAGCACGTGCGCGGCGCCAAGGTGCGCGAGAGCGAAGTGCATCCCTTCCGCCGCCACTTCGAGGACCTGCAGATCGGCGACTCGCTGCTGACGCACCGGCGCACCGTCACCGAAGCCGACATCGTCGCGTTCGGCGGCCTGTCGGGCGATTTCTTCTACATGCACTTCGACGAACTCGCGGCCAGGGACAGCCCGTTCGGCAAGCGCATCGCGCACGGCTACTTCGTGCTGTCGGCGGCGGCCGGCCTGTTCGTCTCGCCCGCGCCGGGCCCCGTGCTGGCCAACTACGGGCTGGACACGCTGCGCTTCATCAAGCCCGTCGGCATCGGCGACACGATCCAGGCGCGCCTGACCGCCAAGCGCAAGATCGACAAGCGCAAGAAGGACGCCAAGGGCGTGGGGCAGGGCGTGGTGGCCTGGGACGTGGAAGTGACCAACCAGGAAGGCGAGCTGGTGGCGAGCTACGACATCCTGACGCTGGTGGCCAAGCGCAACTGAGACTCTTCGATCGAGAGCAGTTCAAGCCGATAGAAAAGCGGACAGGCGTACGCAGAAAACGCAGAGATGGCGCAGAAAGCGCAGAAGGTGCTGATGAAATCCATTGCTGTTTCTGCGTTTTCCGCGTTCCCTCTGCGCTTTCTGCGTACGGCTGTTCCTCTGCTGTGCCCGCCATGAATTCACTCAGCGACATCCACCAACGCCTGCGCGCCGCCGGCGCCGGCCCCGCGCACGAGCGCCGGGTGCTGCGCCTGTGGTCGCACGGCCTGCCGCAGGACAGCGGCCCGCGCGCGATCGAGAGCTTCCTGCCCAAGTCGCTGCGCGACGCGCTGCCGGCGGTCACCAGCGAACTCGACGGGCTCGCCACGCTGGTCTCGCAGCACCCCGGCGAAGACGGTTCCGTGCGCCTGCTCGTGCGCCTCGCCGACGGCCAGACCTGCGAGAGCGTGCTGCTGCCGCGCGGCGGGCTGTGCGTGTCGACGCAGGTCGGCTGCGCGGTGGGCTGCCGCTTCTGCATGACGGGACGCGAAGGCCTGCTGCGCCAGATCGGCAGTGCCGAGATCGTGGCCCAGGCCGCGCTCGCGCGCACGCTGCGGCCGGTGCGCAAGGTCGTCTTCATGGGCATGGGCGAGCCCGCGCACAACCTGGCCCATGTGATGGATGCGATCGACTTTCTCGGCACGGTCGGCAACATCGGCCACAAGTCGCTGGTGTTCTCGACCGTGGGCGATGAGCGCGTGTTCGAGCGGCTGCCGCGCGGCCCGGTGAAGCCGGCGCTGGCCCTCTCGCTCCACACCACGCGCGAGGACCTGCGGGCCGAGCTGCTGCCGCGTGCGCCGCGCATCTCGCCGGCCGACCTGGTCGAGGCGGGCGACCACTACGCGCGATCCACCGGCTATCCGCTGCAG from the Ramlibacter henchirensis genome contains:
- the paaZ gene encoding phenylacetic acid degradation bifunctional protein PaaZ, which gives rise to MTTPILQSYVAGRWVGREAAQTLRSAVNGKPVASTHADKLDFAEAVRHARKVGVPNLLKLDFQERAERLKALAKFLAERKEELYAVSAHTGATRTDGWIDIEGGSGTLFAYAGVGANELPSGNLVHEGPAIPLGKKGAFAGTHILVPRGGLAVHINAFNFPVWGLLEKFAPSFLAGVPCIGKPATSTSYLTEKAVRLMVESGLLPEGSLQLVIGSTGDLLDQLDGADVVTFTGSADTAAKLRVHPNIVRHSVAFNAEADSLNMAVLAPDVTPEDEEFDLFVKEVVREMTVKAGQKCTAIRRAIVPRKHVDEVARRLRARLAKVVVGDPALEDVRMGALASLDQRVDVAERVKALMKNAELVFGEQDGFAPRGDGVAEGAFFAPTLLLAKNAAGDDSVHDIEAFGPVSTLMPYEDLDEALVLAAKGKGSLVGTLVTRDPATAARFVPAAAATHGRILVLDREAAAESTGHGSPLPLLKHGGPGRAGGGEELGGLRAVKHYLQRAAVQGSPTMLSAVTREHVRGAKVRESEVHPFRRHFEDLQIGDSLLTHRRTVTEADIVAFGGLSGDFFYMHFDELAARDSPFGKRIAHGYFVLSAAAGLFVSPAPGPVLANYGLDTLRFIKPVGIGDTIQARLTAKRKIDKRKKDAKGVGQGVVAWDVEVTNQEGELVASYDILTLVAKRN
- a CDS encoding RNA methyltransferase, coding for MNSLSDIHQRLRAAGAGPAHERRVLRLWSHGLPQDSGPRAIESFLPKSLRDALPAVTSELDGLATLVSQHPGEDGSVRLLVRLADGQTCESVLLPRGGLCVSTQVGCAVGCRFCMTGREGLLRQIGSAEIVAQAALARTLRPVRKVVFMGMGEPAHNLAHVMDAIDFLGTVGNIGHKSLVFSTVGDERVFERLPRGPVKPALALSLHTTREDLRAELLPRAPRISPADLVEAGDHYARSTGYPLQVQWTLLDGVNDTAEEIEGIVRLLHGRYAVLNMIPYNTVDGLPYRRPAWEKAADLARQLHRRGVLTKLRRSAGQDVEGGCGQLRARGKVAVPVTEVLRPAPALSNNRRLHPS